cttgacatatcatgttaaggcacaccatattctgaccttaacatgatatgtccagaacaccatattccgacgctggcgattttttcttgagtttttaggatttttttttttattttcttcacgtTTTCTCCCTTGTTTAATCATCTTTGGATGATTGTCAATGGGAGAAAAGAATTATTCAACTTCTAATATCACGGATTCTAGGACCACATCAGTTGGTGCAGCAAAACCTTGTTCGTTTGTGGGTATTCtcaaaggaaaaaaaactttAAACCCTATTTCTATTGATCTTTCCTCTCTTCCAAATCCAACTCTCAAAGAGGGTgacttttttttgataagtcaaaaatttgtattaatagataacaaatttacaaagaagagttcacaagaaaagaggtcacagtaaccccaaaaacttgtaaactacttgaatctataataagcaacatttggatattcaactGAAATCAAAAAATCAGGTCTTCCATCATAATGTAAACCTTCCTCCTCATTGAGAAGACATCACCGTTTAACCATAGCATCCACAGAGAAGTTCGCCTCCCTATAGGTATGAATAAACCTTATTGTATCATAGTTTCTACAAACTGCTACCCACCTTTTCTTAgcaaaccaaagaatattggtgctCTTAAAAGCTTCAATAACACTATAAGAATCAGACCGAATGCAAATTCGCCTAACTCCCCATTTTACAGCCCATTCCATACCCACCAAAATACCATAAATTTCTGCCAAATAATTAGTTGTAACTCCCAGGCCTATAGACATAGCACCAAGAACTAAACAACGCGCATTTCTTGCCACCACACCAGCTCCCGCAACACCGGGATTCCCTCTCGCCGCCCCATCACAACAAAGTTGAATCTCATTCTCCTCCGGAGGTTCCCAAAAACATTCAGTTGGTTGAAGAAATTTCACCCTTCTATGATTAACATGGAAATAGTCAAGAATTATTACATCTTCAGCATTGTTTCGCATGAAGCCTTTGAGCCGAACAACAAACCCTTGGATCAATTTCAACACACGCTTGAAGAAAATACTCCAGTTTGGTTGTTGATGTTGAAACACAGCCTTATTACGCACAACCCACAGTTCTGATCTTATGACGAGATTAGCAATAAGCCACAGGTTACGTATCATTGTGCTCCTCCCTTTAGCTGTTTTGCAAGACACTACAAGGTTAGCATTAGGAATTAAATCAAAGATATCAGCAATCCAATTCCACGCCGAGCCAGCAAAGCTGCAACGGAATAGAACATGCTCAAGCGTTTCATCTGCAACACCACACAAGCTGCAACGGTTGGCAAGTTGAATCTTAAACCTGTTTTGGATAATGTCGTAAGTAGCGCAAGCACCACGAAGAAATTTCCAGTTCTGGGCATCTAAGGTATGGTGAACTTCCTTCCTCCATAAAAGATTCGCGCCTGCAAACATGTTATATTTCGGAAGAATTAACTCTCTAGATGAGCTAACAGTGAAGTTTCCTTTGAGGTCTGGCATCCAAATCCTTGAATCTGCACCAGCCAAAGGAGTAGGCAATTGAGCAACATCAAGACCAGCAGCTGACATGCGCTCCAAATGCTCCACAGGGATCTCCCAGCGCCCATCAATTAAAATAGCACTAATCAAGAAAGTTCTATCCAAGGAATAATCATCTAGGATGTCAGCAATACATCTATTTGAAGCACATGCATCATAATATAGAGAAGTATCCCTGTCATGTCCTAGAAGCACTTTAGTGTTAGATTCAACAATCTTGTACACTTTTTTAATACcgggaagaatagaagatttcaaaCCATTCACCTTGATGCAaccattcctaccaaaaatcctTGCACAAAGAAATCCAACCCATTTCTTCTTAGAAGTGCGAATTTTCCACCAAAGCTTCATGAGAAGAGCATTGTTCATAGTAGCCATACGAGTTAAGCCCAAACCCCCCTCCTCAAAAGGGCAACAGACTTTATCAAAAGCTACAACCACAGTACGACTCACATTAGAATCCCCGGTCCAAATAAAGTTCCTAATTGCTCTTTAACATTGCAAAATAAATTTGCTAGGCCATTTGTAAATAGCCATATTGTGAATAGAATAACTAGTAATAACAGATTTAACAAGCACAATACGGTCATGAAAAGATAATAAAAAAACCCTTCCAACCAGCAAGTTGTGCTTTAATCTTTTCAACAACTCTAGAAATATGATGATATCTAACCGTGCTTGgcataatttgaactcccaaatacCGGTCAGGAAAAGTGGCAACACTCATACCCAAGTAATCAGCAAGATAAGTCCGTCTACtcaaagaaccaccaccataataaatcttGCTTTTATGTCTAAATACCGTTTGGCCGGAAGCTGTTTGATATTTACCCAACAAACCCACAAGGTTATGAAGACTCTTgagatttcccttgcaaaaaatcataatatcatcagcaaagaaaaggtgAGTAGGGGAGATACCACCTCTTGTAACCATATGACACATCTTTTTTTCCATAAAGAGCTTTGAAATATTTCTTCTAAGAACATCTTCAATTAAGACAAAAATCAAAGGAGAAAGGGGGTCTCCTTGACATaaacctctattaattttgaaataaccctccggactgcCATTCAAAAGAATAGAGAGATTCTAGCAGAATTCAAGATATTAAGAATCCAAGTGCACCATTGATCAGAGAAACCATACTGGTGAAAAACTTCCAACACAAAAGACCAACTCACTTTGTCAAATGCCTGAGAAATATCAAGCTTAAGGCCAATGTAGCCATCCTTGCGCTTGATTTGAAGCTCATTAACTATCTCAGAAGCTAAGCTGATGTTTTCATGGATATTACGACCCTTCATAAAGGCTACATGTTCCTCAGAAACAAGATTATCCAAAATACTACTAAGCCTAGTAGCAAGGATCTTAgtaaaaaatttaaagaaaaaattactaaggcTAATGGGTCTAAAGTTACGAAGAGTATTAGCACCTCTTACCTTAGGAAGTAAAATGATAAGACTTGAATTAACTACATCTGAAATATGACCAGTACTCCAACAATAAGTAACAGCCTTGATCAAGTCTTCCTGGATAATATCCCAACAATGCTGATAGAAACAACTAGAAAAACCATCAGGCCCCGGTGCAATATcagtgataggatccggagatacctatttatagaaaccgcaattgcacggtgtctaactagtagaacaatggcaagtgcatgtcgttcccacgaggagcggtggaaatacgtaatcaatatctctaatggactaacaaatgaagatgtttttggattttttaaagaataaagacaatgagaagaataaactcaagtaacaaaacgaatcaaatgggagagttggtaactacggtttaatgtatccaccactatttctattcaaatactgaaatgaaacataattcatgaattatttattgttcgttctattgacatcacctattatatatattagagtcgcaaatatcactgggactccctaagcatggcacatcaaaagactaaaccaaagcatgcaccatcaaatttcattagcgagaaatttatacgaaactaaatacaggttctcaaataatacctggctattctaagcataccccatcaaaggatttaacccaagcatgatatatcaaataagtagacaaatatatttttgatcctaacaattatgcacaaaggttatacaaaaccggtgaagaaacaaatcatattatcattaaatcaatattaaaatcatggaattatttattcaattcaaaatggtttattgctatataatccaatcaatcaaaaatggcataatacccatgtagtttcaaccataaaaaccctagttacaaagtaATTAGCAAGCCatcgctttctcaaaagccataaataaatatattagataTTCACTAGCTAATCGAAATGGAATTGGAAAAATGGAAGAACGCAAACCCTTCTCCGTCTCTCCTTCACGGCTCTGTATCCGCCTCCCTTCTATTCGTCTCCCAAAACCGGCCTCAGAACcccccctttttcttcttcacaatacagaaaatatataccaaataaaggtatgtcgtcattctcttaattagccttaattgaaacttgcatggtggtcatcaatgtgatctccccatatatatattcttcttcattttgcttgcatgcatatttggtagacttaaaaagaatcccactggtgggaaagcaaaatctttttaattcatttttctccctccaacaagatattcacgtcgacccatttatttgttccaatattccactacctaacaggctTTCCTTTCCAACTTCCCAAAACTATGCATATGTGCAACGACACATGGCATAATAACCCCTATAATGTTTTCTGCTTGCATGAAAATCACACGACTGTTCTTATGAGCCCCAAAAAACCATGATTCAGGGGAAAGAATGTGTACCtgcttgacctccttgttttTAATTATACCGTCCCCCTTGTGTATCATCCCTTCTCTGTCTGGCTTTGGTGTCTCGAGTAACCTTGCTGTTTTTTTTTGTGGCAAGCACTGTTTTAGCTTCACATTTCGTCATTTAttcttggatgattggatttacttctactttctacaaaagcattaaaatagtattattagaaacaatatcgagtcctagctaatataaatatgggtacaaaatgtagcacatacgttcTTATCAATCAGCGCCAAGGTCAAAAactgcttgtttaatttcatcagGAGTAGGAATTCTGTCCATGGCAAGACTTTGTTCTGAAGAAATACTAAcatgctcataatcaaataaTCTAGCATCAATATCTGACTCATGGCCGTTAAATTTCTCTTCATAGAAGTGCACAATATGGTCCCGTAAAAGATCATAGTCAGAGATAGTATTGCCATCACTATCTACTAATTCAGAAATAGTATTAGAACTTCTACGAATACGAATGCTATTATGGAAGAAAGTAGAATTGCTTGAACCCTCCACAAGCCACTGATTTCTTGCCTTTTTCTTAAGCATAGTGTTGTGTTGAAGCCGAGTCTCACTAAGCCTAGCCATAGCATCTTTCATAACATTAAATTTGGTAACATCATTTGGATCCTCATCCGAACAAAGAGCAGCAGATTCAAACCTCAATTGATCTTTCTTCAACCGAGAATGAACATTACCAAAAACCAGAAGATTTCACTCCTTGATCACCCCTTTAAGTCTCTTGTGTTTATAAGTAAATATGAAATCAAGAGAACCATGAGCCGGCATATTCCAACTCTCAGTAACCATACGAAGAAAATCAGCAtgtaaaaaccacatcttctgaatgcGAAACTGAGCTCTCTTCGGCCTTTGAACAGCAAAAGGATAACCCAGGAGAGtagaatggtcggaaacttctctaggaagagctttacaccgtcAATTCTCAAATTTCGCAAGCCAAGCAGCATTAATAACAGCCCGATAAAGTTTAATAATGATTCTATTAGTACCCGACTGACTATTTGTCCAAGTGAATTTAGTACCCGAAGAATCAGCCTCAAAAAGATTATTATCATTTAACCAATCTGAGAACTCATTTATAGATGAAGTTCTTGGTTCAAAACCCCCCTTTTTCTCATCAAGTCTAAGAatacaattgaaatcacccataacaaGCCAAGGAATAGAATCATCTTGGAGATTGAGTTGCTTCCAAAGTCTTCTCCTATTAAATTGaacataactagcatgaacaaaagaaataTGAACCCCATCAACCTCAATAGAAATGGCATGTTTGCTTCTATTAAGAATAGAAGGCCTTATTGAATCCAAGTAACAAACCCAAAGATTAGCTATACTATTAGCAGTAGCATTATGAATAACAAGAGAAGAATAATCTTTCAGTTGAAGTCTATTGCCAAAGGCAACCGAGCAATAAACTTTTGGTTCCGCAAGACAGAAAACATCTGGCTTGAATTCTCTTATTAACTCCCTAAGTTTACACTGAGCTGCATCACGTGCAACTccattaatgttccaaaaaagaaCCCGCATATTAAACCCTAGGATTTTGAGTTTTAGATAGATTTACCGTACTGGCAGTATTGGAGGAGGCTTTGAGTCTTGGAGAGGATCCATTCCGAGCTCGGATTCCAAGCTCAGATTCTTCTTCCAAATCAGACATATTATCATTATCTCGCAATGCATCAATTCTTGCTTGAAGTGCTAATAGTTGCTGTTGTTTAGCACGTCTTGCAGCTTCATCAATCCTATTAATATCATGCAACTGACTGTTTGAAGATTCACCAACAAAATTTGTGCCCAAGATATTAAATTTGTTGTGCGAAACATATTCAGAATGTTGTTCAAGAGCGTCACACACCAGTGTAGGCAAAGAAGATATAGGAATCCTACCAGGATTCGGAagtttagttcttgccaattcaacattcccacCTGGCTTAGTATTCAAAACCGAAGTGCTCACCGACTTGGCTTTCTTAACTAAAACTGTATGCGCATGTGCAGCCTGTTTGGATTTTTCAAACTCAGCTGTGGCACTTCGCAAAACAGCTTCGGATATCGCTAAATCATCTTGAATTTGTTGTTCCAACTCAACAGTTCCATTAACGCTCACAGTTGTAGGTTGTAAATTTTGTGCTGGTCCTTTACGATTTCTCTTACCATTCTTCTTATTTGATGCAACTTTTCAAGTTGAATTACCCTGCTGAATAAAAAGCGCACTAGATTGCTGTTGTGTACCATTGGTAGAAACTGGGTGTTGAACCTCAGAATTTAAAGGAGTATGCTTCTTCCTACATTCAGAGTCTTGATGCCCAACTATCTTACACTTAGAGCAGTATTTAGGTCTCTTTAAAATTTCAAAAGGTTGCAAGAAATTCCGCCCACCAGCTTCAACATGGACAGAATCAGAATTGAGTTTTGAAAAATCAATGTCAATCAAAACTGAAGCAAAATGCCCATATTCATGATTCAGGGTTCGCTTATCCACCATTATAGGAGTACCCAAGGATTTACCAAGCGATAACAACGTTTTTTCAACCCACATCTCAACAGGGAGACCGGGAAACTTGACCCATATGGTAGAGTGTGATGTGCATTGTTTGTCAGCATCAAATCCTGGATACCAGTCAATCAATCGTAATGGTTGTTCATTCACAATCCACGGATCCTTGTTACCTTCTCTATAAACCTTGTCTTTGTCTTCCTGAGATAATAACTTGATGATGAAAAAACCACGGTTCATAGGAATAAACTGAACCCTAGTTTCTCCAAGACTCCATTGTTGTTCCAAGTTAACCTTAATATCATTCAGTTTAACACCTTTGAGATCCAGTCTACCAATAAGACTAAAACGCCTTATTTGACAGCCTTCTTCGTAGTAATCCTGAGGGATCACAATAGCCGGCTTACCATCTTTCATAGTAGGGTTTGTTAAAGAACTAATATCAATAGCAGTAGatacatgattttttttgttttttcccatCACCAGTTCAGCAAAAGTTAGTTTAGGATGACTAGAATCACCCAAAGATTGATCCCCCATCCCTGATCACCAAAAGATGATCAAGAGAATAGGTGCGgcaaaaaattttgaaaaaaaaccaagaaaccctaaaatcgccaGAGCAGTTTTAGGATAGAGAAAAAATCGCCTGAATATGACCAGTTCTCAAAGAGAGTGAGCCAGCTTTGGAAATCCCTTTGGATTTTTTTCAAGAAGGATGTAAACCATTAAAATATAGTTTCATAGCTCAGTTAGACTTCACAGGCGTGAAGTTTTCTGAAGTTAAACACTCATTAGTTGAACAATGGAAACTTGGACATGATGTTAGGTTTCTTCCCATGCGTAAAGGATTTTTCATAATTATGTTATCAATAACTGAAGAAAAAGAAAGGACTTGTAATGGTCCTAaaaccatcatcaaaaatcaaGTTCTTCAACTGCAGGATTGGTATCCTAATTTTAACCCTAATAAGCAGCGTACTTCTCATGTTGTTGTATGGGTCATGTTTCCTGAATTTTCAATGGAGTTACGGACTGAAAAATCCATATTATCAATCGGTAAGAGTTTTGGCACTCGAAGTGTTGTTGATGAAAAAACCCTAAGGTTGGAGTATGTCTATTTTGCATCAGTTCTTGTTGATATTGATTTCTCAAAGCACATCCCTGAAAGAATTTTGTTAAAAGCTAATGGGAGGGAATTCTGGCAATATATGGATATTCATAAACGTCCTCAATTTTGTACAAAGTGCAGCATTATTGGTCATTGTGAGCAGGATTGTAGAAAAAATCaagcaacaaaacaaaaaataatcaacttcagGTGGTTGCAGCTGAACAATTTCCTAGAATGAGGAATGATATTCCGCCAGGCATGGAGTGGCAAGTTGCGGGAAATAAAAATACGGGTAAGCAAGCTCCAGTTATTCCGGTCATAGATGAAAGTGATGTTGCTGGGAGTTCTCATGCAGTTGTTATTGAAAAACACGCACATGTTGGGAATACAAATTTggataagaaaaaataataatatggaTGCTATGGAAAAAAATGGCAATGCTGGTGCGTCGATGAATGATGAaaagaaatatgatactccaagTGCTGAGGATAAAAAGTTAGAGGAAGGGCTGAATAACTATTTTACTTAATATAGGGAAGCACATCTCAAACTGATTAGATGCAAGAATGTAATTGCAGCTAAACCAGATCTTGCTACACGTAAAAAAATATGCTCTTGCAGACCATGCAACTGTTCCGACAGTGGTAAAGCAAACGTCCGTGAAGAATTTGGAGATACAACCATTTTCCGTGTCAAAGGAGAAGTCCGTGCAAAACAACAGCATGTCCGTGAGTAGTAAAAACTCTATCTTGGAGGACAAGTCCGCTTATGATTTGGTTTCCAAGACCGTGACTAAGGCTGTGGAAGTTAATTGAAAGTCTGTAGCTAATGTTACTTCTAAGGAGTATTGGACAAAAGTTAAGGGTAAAAACTCTCCAACCAAATTCACTTTTACTCCCTTGACTGATGTTGTGTTCAGTTCTTCTGAAATTGCGTGCACAGACAAATATGCCTCTCTAAACTCAGAATTGGGTTTGAGagatgataatgataatgataatgaagTTCAACAATGTGTTTCTAAAGAGGAGGGAAATACTGTTTTGGATGCAAATGTTTTGGCAGATGAAGTTAAAAACTCAAAAGAGTGGGGTACAATTGTGGATgacaataaaaacaacaatagcaAGGTGACTTCAATTGATGCATCAAAGAAGGAAGCTTTTCTTGACAGATTAAAGACAATAAGACAACAAATGGAGGAAAATATCCTCACTCAAGAAGAACTTGAAGAGGTAGGAAAAATTAATAATGATGAGGTTAGGGCTAACTTTATTAGAAATCCATCCTATAGAAAGGAGTATTTTAAGGAAACAAAGGAGTTGTTGGAGAGAGTCTCgaagaaaaaaccccaaactccaattaagcttgttcctggaggtaattatgcttcagatgaagttGAATATgatgatgagtataatgagtttaTGGTGACCCTGATGTTTTGGCAGAATTACTAGCTGGTCTCCAACCTAAAAAGAAGAATTTCAGGGTGGGAAAGGCGCGAAAACGTTATTAAGctctgtttttccttcttttggttAGTTATTTGTGTTTAGGAGCTCTTCATGAGCTTTTACAATTTTTTGAGGTTATTTTTCCTCccttttggtttatgggggtggggaggccttgagcctcccattttgtaattcttgtaattatgtttttttttctttaataaaccattttgacctagcaaaaaaaaaaacaccatattccgacgcactatgttatggcacaccacgttctgacacacaatcttatggcaaaccaagtcacaccatattcaagaacaccttgttatggacatatcatgttatgacacaccatattctgaggcactatgttatcgcacaccacgttctgaaacACAATCTTACggctcaccaagtcacaccatattcaagcacaccttgttctggacatatcatgttatggcacaccatattccgacacactatgttatcgcacaccaccttgtgacgcacaatcttatggctcaccaagtcacaccatattaaagcacaccttgttctggacatatcatggtatggaaaaccatattccgatgctctatgttatggcacaccacgttctaacacacaatcttatggcacaccaagtcacgcaATATTGAACCAcactttgttctggacatatcatattatgtgGCATatcatattccgatgcactatgttatggcataccacgttctgacacacaatcttatggcagaccaagtcacacaatattcaacaacaccttgttctggacatatcatcttatagcacaccatattccgacgcactatgttatggcacaccacgttctgatgcaaaatattatggcacaccaagtcacaccatattcaagcataccttgttcttgaatatcatgttatggcacaccacgttctgacgcacgaTCTTAAGGCACACCTCGTTCTGACGCAcgatcttatggcacaccaagtcatatCATATTCAAGCACccctttttctggacatatcatattatggaacaccatattccgacgcactatgttttggcacaccacgttctaacgcaaaatcttatggcacacagagtcacaccatattcaagcacacctttttctggacatatcatgttaaggcacaccatattccgacgcactttgttatgacacaccacgttctgacgcacaatcttatggcacaccaagtcacaccttgttcttgacatatcatgctatggcacaccatattctgacgcattatgttatggcacaccacgttctgacgcgcAATCTTATGgatcaccaagtcacaccatattcaagcacaccttgttctggacatataatgttatggaaaaccatattCCTAGGCttcatgttatggaaaaccacgttctgacacacaatcttatggcgcACCAAGTCACAAAATATTCaaccacaccttgttctggacatatcatgttacggCAAATCATATTCTGAGGCTCTaccttatggcacaccacgttctcacacacaatcttatggcacacaaagtcacaccatatttaagcacaccttgttctgaacatatcatgttatggcacaccatattccgacgcactatgttatggcacaccacgttctgacgcagaATCTTATGGCACCCCAAGCCACAtcatattcaagcataccttgttctggaATATCATTTTATGGGACACCACGTTCTGATGCACgaacttatggcacaccaagtcataccatattcaagcacacattgttctggacatatcatgttatggcacaccatattccgacgcattatattatggcacaccacgttctgacgcaaaatcttatggcacacagAGTCACACCATTTTCAAGCAcagcttgttctggacatatcatgttaaggcacaccatattccgacgcactttgttatggcacaccacgttctgacgcacaatcttatggcacaccaagtcacaccatattcaagcaaaccttgttctagacatatcatgtaatagcacaccatattccgacgcactatgttatggcacaccacgttctgacgcacaatcctatggctcaccaagtcacaccatattgaagcacaccttgttctggacatatcatgttatggcacaccatattccgaggctctatgttatcgcacaccacgttctaatgcacaatcttatggctcaccaagtcacacaatattcaaccacaccttgttcggggcatatcatgttatggcacaccatattccgacgcactatgttatggcacgccacgttctgacacacactcttatggcacactaagtcacaacatattcaagcacaccttgttctgtacatatcatgttatggcacaccatattctgatgcactaTGTTATAGTGCACCACATTctacacacaatcttatggctcaccaagtcacactatattcaagcacaccttgttctggacatatcatgttatggcacaccctattccgacgcactatgttatggcacacaacgtTCTGACATAAAATCTTatagcacaccaagtcacacatattgaagcacaccttgttctggacatatcatgttatggaacaccatattctgacgcactatgttatggcacaccacgttctgacacaaaatattatggcacaccaagtcaca
This DNA window, taken from Papaver somniferum cultivar HN1 chromosome 3, ASM357369v1, whole genome shotgun sequence, encodes the following:
- the LOC113360464 gene encoding uncharacterized protein LOC113360464, whose product is MRVLFWNINGVARDAAQCKLRELIREFKPDVFCLAEPKVYCSVAFGNRLQLKDYSSLVIHNATANSIANLWVCYLDSIRPSILNRSKHAISIEVDGVHISFVHASYVQFNRRRLWKQLNLQDDSIPWLVMGDFNCILRLDEKKGGFEPRTSSINEFSDWLNDNNLFEADSSGTKFTWTNSQSALPREVSDHSTLLGYPFAVQRPKRAQFRIQKMWFLHADFLRMKDQLRFESAALCSDEDPNDVTKFNVMKDAMARLSETRLQHNTMLKKKARNQWLVEGSSNSTFFHNSIRIRRSSNTISELVDSDGNTISDYDLLRDHIVHFYEEKFNGHESDIDARLFDYEHVSISSEQSLAMDRIPTPDEIKQAVFDLGAD
- the LOC113360465 gene encoding uncharacterized protein LOC113360465 translates to MGDQSLGDSSHPKLTFAELVMGKNKKNHVSTAIDISSLTNPTMKDGKPAIVIPQDYYEEGCQIRRFSLIGRLDLKGVKLNDIKVNLEQQWSLGETRVQFIPMNRGFFIIKLLSQEDKDKVYREGNKDPWIVNEQPLRLIDWYPGFDADKQCTSHSTIWVKFPGLPVEMWVEKTLLSLGKSLGTPIMVDKRTLNHEYGHFASVLIDIDFSKLNSDSVHVEAGGRNFLQPFEILKRPKYCSKCKIVGHQDSECRKKHTPLNSEVQHPVSTNVASNKKNGKRNRKGPAQNLQPTTVSVNGTVELEQQIQDDLAISEAVLRSATAEFEKSKQAAHAHTVLVKKAKSVSTSVLNTKPGGNVELARTKLPNPGRIPISSLPTLVCDALEQHSEYVSHNKFNILGTNFVGESSNSQLHDINRIDEAARRAKQQQLLALQARIDALRDNDNMSDLEEESELGIRARNGSSPRLKASSNTASTVNLSKTQNPRV